In Triticum aestivum cultivar Chinese Spring chromosome 5B, IWGSC CS RefSeq v2.1, whole genome shotgun sequence, the following proteins share a genomic window:
- the LOC123116388 gene encoding uncharacterized protein, whose translation MATEVLRPHNILQPQPQRIRAAHRRPSNPGTTRKSPPPSASTTGRRNHGRPSSSSSSSSYGKVTSAAAPARRPAAEVYAGPAFSAASPEPSSLPLPQFPLHKPAAAVNDAATRDLRRMLRLE comes from the coding sequence ATGGCCACTGAGGTCCTCCGCCCGCACAACATCCTGCAGCCGCAGCCGCAGAGGATCCGCGCAGCGCACCGGAGGCCCAGCAACCCCGGCACCACCAGGAAGTCTCCTCCTCCATCGGCCTCGACAACCGGCCGGAGAAACCatgggcggccttcctcttcttcttcttcttcttcgtacGGGAAGGTGACGTCTGCGGCCGCTCCGGCGAGGCGCCCTGCCGCGGAAGTGTACGCCGGCCCGGCCTTCTCCGCCGCGTCCCCCGAGCCGAGCTCGCTGCCGCTGCCGCAGTTCCCGCTCCACAAGCCCGCGGCCGCCGTCAACGACGCCGCCACGCGCGACCTCAGGCGCATGCTGCGCCTCGAGTAG